The following DNA comes from Peribacillus sp. FSL E2-0218.
TATCGCCCCATTGTCTGGCCATTGGGGATACTCATTGTGATTACGGGCTTCTGGTCCATATCCAACTCAATGGACCTGGAGCGTTATAATGTCAATGCGTTCCCATTTTATGGAGCTTTGATTCAAACGCTCATACCGCTGCTATTATTGCTGATAGCTATCATCGGCAACAAAAATAAAAAAAGTAAGAAAAGCAATTCAAGCTAACTTTCAGGAATGGATCCTTGAAACGATGGAGGTCCTACATGAAAGTGAATATTAACCAGTACCGGCTAATTCGCCAGGGTAAAAAGGTTGTATCTATAAGGTAAAACAAAGCTGAACGGAGCGTATATGAGTCCCCCGCAGGCGTGCCTTTCGTTACAATCGATGGACAAATTGTACAAGCAAAAAAATGTAGACACACTCGATGAAAATCGAGTGTGTCTACATTTTGAAACGCCTGCGTATCCGTACGCAAGCGTTTTTTAGATAGATTGACTATCCGTTGCGCATCAGTGAACTTTATTGCTTCTGCTCCATGCGATTTAAACAAAATTCCAAATCATTCTGCAAATGCTCTTTCATTAACTGCTCTGCTGCGTCTCCGTTATGATGAAGGATGGCCTGGTAGATTTCTTGGTGTTCCTCAATCAAAAACGGGCGTTTGTGGTAGACAACCGTTTTCCGGAACAAATAGATAATGGACCTCATCCTGTCAATTATATCGATCATCATCGGATTGTTAGTAGCTCCTATAATAATCTCATGAAATTGATTGTTCGCTGACATGACTTCTTCCGGAGTCCCGGTGCTGCCAATATCCACACACTCTTTCAATTTCACAAGAGCTTCTTCGGTCATGTAACTGGCACAATGGCGCGCTGCGAATCCTTCCAGTAATATACGCACTTGAAATATGTGACGAAGGTCCATATCACTGGGGTTCACGACACGTTTTTGCTTAATGAGCCCTTCCTGTTCCAGCTTACGAATGGATTCACGCACCGGCGTCCGGCTAATTCCAATTTCTTCTGCCAGTCTTTCTTCGACGAGCTTCGTACCGCGTTCCAATTCTCCGTTCAAAATCCGGTCTCTTATATATTCATAAGCTTGTACATAGGCATGACCGTTTTCCTTTTTTACCAATTCAATCGTCTCCCGAATCATGATTTATTCTTATCTTAAAGTATAAGTATAAGCATGATTATTTAAAAGTGTAATTTTTGTATACATTAAATTAAAAATTGTATACAAAATATTAAAAAATGTGTACAATCTAAAGTGAAGTTGTGAAAACGCTTTATAAATCAAAATTAGGACATGCACTCGAAAAAGGTCCTTTCATAGCAGTACAGGTTAATTTGGGCACGGTAACAATACCAGCTAAACGAAAGTGAATAAGGAGGAAATGAAATTGGGTAAAAAAATTGGATTTATTGGATTGGGCATCATGGGAAAACCAATGTCATCCAACTTATTAAAAGCAGGTTATGAAGTAACGGTTAATGATCTTAATATACAAACAGTAGAAGAACTTGTTGAGGCAGGTGCGAAAGCAGGAACACCAATGGAAATGGGTGAAACATGTGACGTCATCATCACGATGCTGCCTGCGTCACAGCATGTGAAACAAGTCGTGCTTGGCGAGCATGGAATTTTGAAAACGGCTGCAAAAGGGACGGTAATCATAGATATGAGCTCCATCTCACCGGTCATATCGGTCGAAATTGCAAATGAAGCGGCTAAACAGGGTGTTGACATGATGGATGCTCCGGTTAGCGGCGGTGAGCCGAAAGCGATTGATGGGACATTGGCCATTATGGTCGGAGGAAAAGAAAGCGTATTCGAATCAGTTATTGATATTCTCCATTCCGTAGGTACGGATGTTACGTTGGTTGGCAAGAATGGCAGCGGTGTCACGGCGAAGCTGGCAAATCAAGTTATTGTCAACTTAAACATTGCGGCGATGTCCGAAGCACTTGTTCTTGCAGCAAAAGCTGGAATTGATGTGGAAAAAATGTATCAGGCCATTCGCG
Coding sequences within:
- the garR gene encoding 2-hydroxy-3-oxopropionate reductase, which gives rise to MGKKIGFIGLGIMGKPMSSNLLKAGYEVTVNDLNIQTVEELVEAGAKAGTPMEMGETCDVIITMLPASQHVKQVVLGEHGILKTAAKGTVIIDMSSISPVISVEIANEAAKQGVDMMDAPVSGGEPKAIDGTLAIMVGGKESVFESVIDILHSVGTDVTLVGKNGSGVTAKLANQVIVNLNIAAMSEALVLAAKAGIDVEKMYQAIRGGLAGSAVLDAKVPLILDRNFVAGGKIDINLKDITNVMETAHEIGVPLPLSSQLLEIFHALKVDGKAGDDHGGIVQYYEKLANVEVRRV
- a CDS encoding GntR family transcriptional regulator, which produces MIRETIELVKKENGHAYVQAYEYIRDRILNGELERGTKLVEERLAEEIGISRTPVRESIRKLEQEGLIKQKRVVNPSDMDLRHIFQVRILLEGFAARHCASYMTEEALVKLKECVDIGSTGTPEEVMSANNQFHEIIIGATNNPMMIDIIDRMRSIIYLFRKTVVYHKRPFLIEEHQEIYQAILHHNGDAAEQLMKEHLQNDLEFCLNRMEQKQ